From Salarias fasciatus chromosome 5, fSalaFa1.1, whole genome shotgun sequence, a single genomic window includes:
- the sfmbt1 gene encoding scm-like with four MBT domains protein 1 isoform X3 — translation MSQETLESDADSAQDVPDFNWDDYLEETGAVSVPHHCFKHVDQGLQTGLTPGMKLEVCVRSEPDNPYWVANIITTCGQLLLLRYEGYQDDRRADFWCDTMTADLHPLGWSRQHGKSMRPPEGVREKHQDWEALLEKALAEECSAPANLLELPQRGRDPVELLSAGCYVELQDGGDPALAWAAEVEENVGGRLKLRLVGTEGLPDTPATLWLFYLHPRIHPPGWAKEHGCTLRPPSDLSALRSEEEWEEVRRRISDLPQDEALTAEFTKDQPAVAAHCFKEGMKLEAVDPAAPISIRPATVAKVYSEQFFLVTMDDLCGMEESEGAGRSFLCHRDSPGIFPAQWSLKNGVPLSPPPGYQGPDFDWADYLKQCEAEAAPQHCFPTEESEHSFKEAMKLEAVNPLSPEHIHVAAVTRVKGQHIWLSLEGLKQPMPEVIVHVDSLDIFPVSWCETNGYPLVHPIKPSVEKERKVAVVQPEKHRNPPKSLSPDTVKQQMANQSETGQGNGKYCCPKIYFNHRCFSGPYLNKGRIAELPQFIGPGNCVLVLKEVLNLLINSAYKPSRVLRELQLDQESRWQGHGETLKAKYKGKSYRATVEVVRTADRVADFCRKTCIKLECCPNLFGPRMVLERCSENCSVLTKTKYTYYYGKKKSKRVGRPPGGHSNLEGGVKRRGRRRKRRKQLFVHKKRRSSASVDNTPAGSPQGSGEEEDLDEDDSLSEDSGSEIPDDLQDDSEQSLEKSQPTTPSPSPPATPRPTRRRRKPRSPSFSDDENHPPSPKTSKTEPPQKLCLDTSPLEWSVTDVVRFIRTTDCAPLARIFMDQEIDGQALLLLNLPTVQECMDLKLGPAIKLCHHIERVKLAFYQQFAT, via the exons ATGAGTCAGGAGACGCTGGAGTCTG ATGCAGACTCTGCTCAGGATGTTCCGGACTTTAACTGGGATGATTACCTGGAGGAGACCGGCGCCGTGTCTGTGCCCCACCACTGCTTCAAACAT GTGGACCAGGGCCTGCAGACCGGACTCACCCCAGGCATGAAGCTGGAGGTGTGCGTCCGCTCGGAGCCCGACAACCCGTACTGGGTGGCCAACATCATCACCACGTgcggccagctgctgctgctgcgctacGAGGGCTACCAGGACGACCGCCGCGCCGATTTCTGGTGCGACACCATGACGGCGGACCTCCACCCTCTGGGCTGGAGCAGGCAGCACGGCAAGAGCATGAGGCCCCCTGAGG GTGTGCGTGAGAAGCATCAGGACTGGGAAGCTCTGCTGGAGAAGGCTTTGGCTGAGGAGTGCAGCGCGCCTGCCAACCTGCTGGAACTG CCGCAGCGTGGCCGGGACCCGGTGGAGCTGCTGAGCGCCGGCTGCTacgtggagctgcaggacgggGGCGACCCGGCGCTGGCCTGGGCCgccgaggtggaggagaacGTCGGAGGGAGGCTGAAGCTGCGCCTGGTCGGCACCGAGGGCCTCCCAGACACGCCCGCAACCCTCTGGCTCTTTTATCTCCACCCACGGATCCACCCACCCGGCTGGGCCAAGGAGCACGGCTGCACCCTCAGGCCTCCTTCAG ACTTGTCGGCGCTGCGCTctgaggaggagtgggaggaggtgaGACGGCGGATCAGCGACCTGCCTCAGGATGAAGCTCTCACTGCAGAGTTCACCAAG GATCAGCCTGCCGTCGCTGCTCATTGTTTCAAGGAAGGGATGAAACTGGAGGCTGTTGACCCTGCTGCTCCCATCTCCATCAGGCCTGCCACTGTCGCCAAG GTGTACTCCGAGCAGTTCTTCCTGGTGACGATGGACGACCTGTGCGGCATGGAGGAGTCGGAGGGCGCCGGACGCTCCTTCCTGTGTCACAGAGACAGTCCGGGGATCTTCCCCGCTCAGTGGAGCCTGAAGAACGGCGTCCCTCTCAGCCCGCCGCCAG GATACCAGGGGCCGGACTTCGACTGGGCTGACTACCTGAAGCAGTGCGAGGCCGAGGCGGCCCCCCAGCACTGCTTTCCCACG GAGGAGAGCGAGCACAGCTTCAAAGAGGCCATGAAACTGGAGGCCGTCAACCCGCTGTCGCCGGAGCACATTCATGTGGCAGCAGTCACCAGGGTCAAAGGGCAGCACATCTGGCTCAGCCTGGAAG GTCTGAAGCAGCCCATGCCAGAGGTCATAGTTCATGTGGACTCGCTGGACATCTTCCCCGTCAGCTGGTGCGAGACGAACGGCTACCCACTCGTCCACCCCATTAAGCCCTCAG TTGAAAAGGAGAGGAAGGTCGCTGTGGTGCAGCCAGAGAAACA CAGAAATCCACCCAAATCTTTGTCACCAGACACTGTCAAGCAGCAAATGGCGAACCAGTCTGAGACAG GACAGGGGAACGGGAAATACTGCTGCCCCAAGATCTACTTCAACCACCGCTGTTTCTCTGGGCCTTACCTCAACAAGGGGCGCATTGCTGAGCTGCCCCAGTTCATCGGCCCGGGAAACTGTGTGCTCGTCCTGAAAGAG GTATTGAACCTGCTGATAAACTCGGCGTACAAGCCCAGCCGAGTGCTgcgggagctgcagctggatcagGAGAGCCGCTGGCAAGGCCACGGAGAGACACTCAAAGCCAA GTATAAGGGAAAGAGTTATCGGGCCACTGTGGAGGTAGTTCGCACAGCGGACCGAGTGGCAGACTTCTGCAGAAAAACCTGCATCAAGTTAGAATGCTGCCCCAACCTGTTCGGACCTCGCATGGTCCTGGAGCGCTGCTCGGAGAACTGCTCCGTCCTCACCAAGACCAAATACA CGTATTACTATGGGAAGAAGAAAAGTAAACGTGTCGGCCGTCCGCCAGGGGGCCACTCCAAcctggagggaggggtgaagaggagagggcggcggaggaagaggaggaagcagctcttCGTCCACAAGAAGAGACGCTCGTCGGCCTCTGTGGACAACACGCCGGCCGGATCTCCACAG ggcagcggagaggaggaggatttagATGAAGACGACTCTCTGAGCGAAGACTCCGGCTCGGAGATCCCGGACGACCTGCAGGACGACTCTGAGCAGTCGTTGGAGAAGTCTCAGCCCACCACGCCGTCGCCCTCGCCGCCGGCGACCCCGCGGCCCACGCGCAGGCGCAGGAAACCCCGCTCACCCTCCTTCTCTGATGACGAGAACCACCCGCCCTCTCCAAAG ACGTCAAAGACTGAGCCTCCTCAGAAGCTGTGTTTGGACACCAGCCCTCTGGAATGGAGCGTCACTGATGTGGTCCGCTTCATCAGGACGACAGACTGCGCCCCTCTTGCAAGGATATTCATGGATCAG GAGATCGATGGAcaagcgctgctgctgctgaacctcCCGACAGTGCAGGAGTGCATGGACCTGAAGCTCGGACCGGCCATCAAGCTGTGCCACCACATCGAGAGAGTCAAACTGGCATTTTATCAGCAGTTTGCTACGTAG
- the sfmbt1 gene encoding scm-like with four MBT domains protein 1 isoform X2, with product MSQETLESDADSAQDVPDFNWDDYLEETGAVSVPHHCFKHVDQGLQTGLTPGMKLEVCVRSEPDNPYWVANIITTCGQLLLLRYEGYQDDRRADFWCDTMTADLHPLGWSRQHGKSMRPPEGVREKHQDWEALLEKALAEECSAPANLLELPQRGRDPVELLSAGCYVELQDGGDPALAWAAEVEENVGGRLKLRLVGTEGLPDTPATLWLFYLHPRIHPPGWAKEHGCTLRPPSDLSALRSEEEWEEVRRRISDLPQDEALTAEFTKDQPAVAAHCFKEGMKLEAVDPAAPISIRPATVAKVYSEQFFLVTMDDLCGMEESEGAGRSFLCHRDSPGIFPAQWSLKNGVPLSPPPGYQGPDFDWADYLKQCEAEAAPQHCFPTEESEHSFKEAMKLEAVNPLSPEHIHVAAVTRVKGQHIWLSLEGLKQPMPEVIVHVDSLDIFPVSWCETNGYPLVHPIKPSVEKERKVAVVQPEKQNPPKSLSPDTVKQQMANQSETGQGNGKYCCPKIYFNHRCFSGPYLNKGRIAELPQFIGPGNCVLVLKEVLNLLINSAYKPSRVLRELQLDQESRWQGHGETLKAKYKGKSYRATVEVVRTADRVADFCRKTCIKLECCPNLFGPRMVLERCSENCSVLTKTKYKNIIKFKAYYYGKKKSKRVGRPPGGHSNLEGGVKRRGRRRKRRKQLFVHKKRRSSASVDNTPAGSPQGSGEEEDLDEDDSLSEDSGSEIPDDLQDDSEQSLEKSQPTTPSPSPPATPRPTRRRRKPRSPSFSDDENHPPSPKTSKTEPPQKLCLDTSPLEWSVTDVVRFIRTTDCAPLARIFMDQEIDGQALLLLNLPTVQECMDLKLGPAIKLCHHIERVKLAFYQQFAT from the exons ATGAGTCAGGAGACGCTGGAGTCTG ATGCAGACTCTGCTCAGGATGTTCCGGACTTTAACTGGGATGATTACCTGGAGGAGACCGGCGCCGTGTCTGTGCCCCACCACTGCTTCAAACAT GTGGACCAGGGCCTGCAGACCGGACTCACCCCAGGCATGAAGCTGGAGGTGTGCGTCCGCTCGGAGCCCGACAACCCGTACTGGGTGGCCAACATCATCACCACGTgcggccagctgctgctgctgcgctacGAGGGCTACCAGGACGACCGCCGCGCCGATTTCTGGTGCGACACCATGACGGCGGACCTCCACCCTCTGGGCTGGAGCAGGCAGCACGGCAAGAGCATGAGGCCCCCTGAGG GTGTGCGTGAGAAGCATCAGGACTGGGAAGCTCTGCTGGAGAAGGCTTTGGCTGAGGAGTGCAGCGCGCCTGCCAACCTGCTGGAACTG CCGCAGCGTGGCCGGGACCCGGTGGAGCTGCTGAGCGCCGGCTGCTacgtggagctgcaggacgggGGCGACCCGGCGCTGGCCTGGGCCgccgaggtggaggagaacGTCGGAGGGAGGCTGAAGCTGCGCCTGGTCGGCACCGAGGGCCTCCCAGACACGCCCGCAACCCTCTGGCTCTTTTATCTCCACCCACGGATCCACCCACCCGGCTGGGCCAAGGAGCACGGCTGCACCCTCAGGCCTCCTTCAG ACTTGTCGGCGCTGCGCTctgaggaggagtgggaggaggtgaGACGGCGGATCAGCGACCTGCCTCAGGATGAAGCTCTCACTGCAGAGTTCACCAAG GATCAGCCTGCCGTCGCTGCTCATTGTTTCAAGGAAGGGATGAAACTGGAGGCTGTTGACCCTGCTGCTCCCATCTCCATCAGGCCTGCCACTGTCGCCAAG GTGTACTCCGAGCAGTTCTTCCTGGTGACGATGGACGACCTGTGCGGCATGGAGGAGTCGGAGGGCGCCGGACGCTCCTTCCTGTGTCACAGAGACAGTCCGGGGATCTTCCCCGCTCAGTGGAGCCTGAAGAACGGCGTCCCTCTCAGCCCGCCGCCAG GATACCAGGGGCCGGACTTCGACTGGGCTGACTACCTGAAGCAGTGCGAGGCCGAGGCGGCCCCCCAGCACTGCTTTCCCACG GAGGAGAGCGAGCACAGCTTCAAAGAGGCCATGAAACTGGAGGCCGTCAACCCGCTGTCGCCGGAGCACATTCATGTGGCAGCAGTCACCAGGGTCAAAGGGCAGCACATCTGGCTCAGCCTGGAAG GTCTGAAGCAGCCCATGCCAGAGGTCATAGTTCATGTGGACTCGCTGGACATCTTCCCCGTCAGCTGGTGCGAGACGAACGGCTACCCACTCGTCCACCCCATTAAGCCCTCAG TTGAAAAGGAGAGGAAGGTCGCTGTGGTGCAGCCAGAGAAACA AAATCCACCCAAATCTTTGTCACCAGACACTGTCAAGCAGCAAATGGCGAACCAGTCTGAGACAG GACAGGGGAACGGGAAATACTGCTGCCCCAAGATCTACTTCAACCACCGCTGTTTCTCTGGGCCTTACCTCAACAAGGGGCGCATTGCTGAGCTGCCCCAGTTCATCGGCCCGGGAAACTGTGTGCTCGTCCTGAAAGAG GTATTGAACCTGCTGATAAACTCGGCGTACAAGCCCAGCCGAGTGCTgcgggagctgcagctggatcagGAGAGCCGCTGGCAAGGCCACGGAGAGACACTCAAAGCCAA GTATAAGGGAAAGAGTTATCGGGCCACTGTGGAGGTAGTTCGCACAGCGGACCGAGTGGCAGACTTCTGCAGAAAAACCTGCATCAAGTTAGAATGCTGCCCCAACCTGTTCGGACCTCGCATGGTCCTGGAGCGCTGCTCGGAGAACTGCTCCGTCCTCACCAAGACCAAATACA AGAATATAATAAAATTTAAAG CGTATTACTATGGGAAGAAGAAAAGTAAACGTGTCGGCCGTCCGCCAGGGGGCCACTCCAAcctggagggaggggtgaagaggagagggcggcggaggaagaggaggaagcagctcttCGTCCACAAGAAGAGACGCTCGTCGGCCTCTGTGGACAACACGCCGGCCGGATCTCCACAG ggcagcggagaggaggaggatttagATGAAGACGACTCTCTGAGCGAAGACTCCGGCTCGGAGATCCCGGACGACCTGCAGGACGACTCTGAGCAGTCGTTGGAGAAGTCTCAGCCCACCACGCCGTCGCCCTCGCCGCCGGCGACCCCGCGGCCCACGCGCAGGCGCAGGAAACCCCGCTCACCCTCCTTCTCTGATGACGAGAACCACCCGCCCTCTCCAAAG ACGTCAAAGACTGAGCCTCCTCAGAAGCTGTGTTTGGACACCAGCCCTCTGGAATGGAGCGTCACTGATGTGGTCCGCTTCATCAGGACGACAGACTGCGCCCCTCTTGCAAGGATATTCATGGATCAG GAGATCGATGGAcaagcgctgctgctgctgaacctcCCGACAGTGCAGGAGTGCATGGACCTGAAGCTCGGACCGGCCATCAAGCTGTGCCACCACATCGAGAGAGTCAAACTGGCATTTTATCAGCAGTTTGCTACGTAG
- the sfmbt1 gene encoding scm-like with four MBT domains protein 1 isoform X4, translating to MSQETLESDADSAQDVPDFNWDDYLEETGAVSVPHHCFKHVDQGLQTGLTPGMKLEVCVRSEPDNPYWVANIITTCGQLLLLRYEGYQDDRRADFWCDTMTADLHPLGWSRQHGKSMRPPEGVREKHQDWEALLEKALAEECSAPANLLELPQRGRDPVELLSAGCYVELQDGGDPALAWAAEVEENVGGRLKLRLVGTEGLPDTPATLWLFYLHPRIHPPGWAKEHGCTLRPPSDLSALRSEEEWEEVRRRISDLPQDEALTAEFTKDQPAVAAHCFKEGMKLEAVDPAAPISIRPATVAKVYSEQFFLVTMDDLCGMEESEGAGRSFLCHRDSPGIFPAQWSLKNGVPLSPPPGYQGPDFDWADYLKQCEAEAAPQHCFPTEESEHSFKEAMKLEAVNPLSPEHIHVAAVTRVKGQHIWLSLEGLKQPMPEVIVHVDSLDIFPVSWCETNGYPLVHPIKPSVEKERKVAVVQPEKHRNPPKSLSPDTVKQQMANQSETGQGNGKYCCPKIYFNHRCFSGPYLNKGRIAELPQFIGPGNCVLVLKEVLNLLINSAYKPSRVLRELQLDQESRWQGHGETLKAKYKGKSYRATVEVVRTADRVADFCRKTCIKLECCPNLFGPRMVLERCSENCSVLTKTKYRGHSNLEGGVKRRGRRRKRRKQLFVHKKRRSSASVDNTPAGSPQGSGEEEDLDEDDSLSEDSGSEIPDDLQDDSEQSLEKSQPTTPSPSPPATPRPTRRRRKPRSPSFSDDENHPPSPKTSKTEPPQKLCLDTSPLEWSVTDVVRFIRTTDCAPLARIFMDQEIDGQALLLLNLPTVQECMDLKLGPAIKLCHHIERVKLAFYQQFAT from the exons ATGAGTCAGGAGACGCTGGAGTCTG ATGCAGACTCTGCTCAGGATGTTCCGGACTTTAACTGGGATGATTACCTGGAGGAGACCGGCGCCGTGTCTGTGCCCCACCACTGCTTCAAACAT GTGGACCAGGGCCTGCAGACCGGACTCACCCCAGGCATGAAGCTGGAGGTGTGCGTCCGCTCGGAGCCCGACAACCCGTACTGGGTGGCCAACATCATCACCACGTgcggccagctgctgctgctgcgctacGAGGGCTACCAGGACGACCGCCGCGCCGATTTCTGGTGCGACACCATGACGGCGGACCTCCACCCTCTGGGCTGGAGCAGGCAGCACGGCAAGAGCATGAGGCCCCCTGAGG GTGTGCGTGAGAAGCATCAGGACTGGGAAGCTCTGCTGGAGAAGGCTTTGGCTGAGGAGTGCAGCGCGCCTGCCAACCTGCTGGAACTG CCGCAGCGTGGCCGGGACCCGGTGGAGCTGCTGAGCGCCGGCTGCTacgtggagctgcaggacgggGGCGACCCGGCGCTGGCCTGGGCCgccgaggtggaggagaacGTCGGAGGGAGGCTGAAGCTGCGCCTGGTCGGCACCGAGGGCCTCCCAGACACGCCCGCAACCCTCTGGCTCTTTTATCTCCACCCACGGATCCACCCACCCGGCTGGGCCAAGGAGCACGGCTGCACCCTCAGGCCTCCTTCAG ACTTGTCGGCGCTGCGCTctgaggaggagtgggaggaggtgaGACGGCGGATCAGCGACCTGCCTCAGGATGAAGCTCTCACTGCAGAGTTCACCAAG GATCAGCCTGCCGTCGCTGCTCATTGTTTCAAGGAAGGGATGAAACTGGAGGCTGTTGACCCTGCTGCTCCCATCTCCATCAGGCCTGCCACTGTCGCCAAG GTGTACTCCGAGCAGTTCTTCCTGGTGACGATGGACGACCTGTGCGGCATGGAGGAGTCGGAGGGCGCCGGACGCTCCTTCCTGTGTCACAGAGACAGTCCGGGGATCTTCCCCGCTCAGTGGAGCCTGAAGAACGGCGTCCCTCTCAGCCCGCCGCCAG GATACCAGGGGCCGGACTTCGACTGGGCTGACTACCTGAAGCAGTGCGAGGCCGAGGCGGCCCCCCAGCACTGCTTTCCCACG GAGGAGAGCGAGCACAGCTTCAAAGAGGCCATGAAACTGGAGGCCGTCAACCCGCTGTCGCCGGAGCACATTCATGTGGCAGCAGTCACCAGGGTCAAAGGGCAGCACATCTGGCTCAGCCTGGAAG GTCTGAAGCAGCCCATGCCAGAGGTCATAGTTCATGTGGACTCGCTGGACATCTTCCCCGTCAGCTGGTGCGAGACGAACGGCTACCCACTCGTCCACCCCATTAAGCCCTCAG TTGAAAAGGAGAGGAAGGTCGCTGTGGTGCAGCCAGAGAAACA CAGAAATCCACCCAAATCTTTGTCACCAGACACTGTCAAGCAGCAAATGGCGAACCAGTCTGAGACAG GACAGGGGAACGGGAAATACTGCTGCCCCAAGATCTACTTCAACCACCGCTGTTTCTCTGGGCCTTACCTCAACAAGGGGCGCATTGCTGAGCTGCCCCAGTTCATCGGCCCGGGAAACTGTGTGCTCGTCCTGAAAGAG GTATTGAACCTGCTGATAAACTCGGCGTACAAGCCCAGCCGAGTGCTgcgggagctgcagctggatcagGAGAGCCGCTGGCAAGGCCACGGAGAGACACTCAAAGCCAA GTATAAGGGAAAGAGTTATCGGGCCACTGTGGAGGTAGTTCGCACAGCGGACCGAGTGGCAGACTTCTGCAGAAAAACCTGCATCAAGTTAGAATGCTGCCCCAACCTGTTCGGACCTCGCATGGTCCTGGAGCGCTGCTCGGAGAACTGCTCCGTCCTCACCAAGACCAAATACA GGGGCCACTCCAAcctggagggaggggtgaagaggagagggcggcggaggaagaggaggaagcagctcttCGTCCACAAGAAGAGACGCTCGTCGGCCTCTGTGGACAACACGCCGGCCGGATCTCCACAG ggcagcggagaggaggaggatttagATGAAGACGACTCTCTGAGCGAAGACTCCGGCTCGGAGATCCCGGACGACCTGCAGGACGACTCTGAGCAGTCGTTGGAGAAGTCTCAGCCCACCACGCCGTCGCCCTCGCCGCCGGCGACCCCGCGGCCCACGCGCAGGCGCAGGAAACCCCGCTCACCCTCCTTCTCTGATGACGAGAACCACCCGCCCTCTCCAAAG ACGTCAAAGACTGAGCCTCCTCAGAAGCTGTGTTTGGACACCAGCCCTCTGGAATGGAGCGTCACTGATGTGGTCCGCTTCATCAGGACGACAGACTGCGCCCCTCTTGCAAGGATATTCATGGATCAG GAGATCGATGGAcaagcgctgctgctgctgaacctcCCGACAGTGCAGGAGTGCATGGACCTGAAGCTCGGACCGGCCATCAAGCTGTGCCACCACATCGAGAGAGTCAAACTGGCATTTTATCAGCAGTTTGCTACGTAG
- the sfmbt1 gene encoding scm-like with four MBT domains protein 1 isoform X1 has product MSQETLESDADSAQDVPDFNWDDYLEETGAVSVPHHCFKHVDQGLQTGLTPGMKLEVCVRSEPDNPYWVANIITTCGQLLLLRYEGYQDDRRADFWCDTMTADLHPLGWSRQHGKSMRPPEGVREKHQDWEALLEKALAEECSAPANLLELPQRGRDPVELLSAGCYVELQDGGDPALAWAAEVEENVGGRLKLRLVGTEGLPDTPATLWLFYLHPRIHPPGWAKEHGCTLRPPSDLSALRSEEEWEEVRRRISDLPQDEALTAEFTKDQPAVAAHCFKEGMKLEAVDPAAPISIRPATVAKVYSEQFFLVTMDDLCGMEESEGAGRSFLCHRDSPGIFPAQWSLKNGVPLSPPPGYQGPDFDWADYLKQCEAEAAPQHCFPTEESEHSFKEAMKLEAVNPLSPEHIHVAAVTRVKGQHIWLSLEGLKQPMPEVIVHVDSLDIFPVSWCETNGYPLVHPIKPSVEKERKVAVVQPEKHRNPPKSLSPDTVKQQMANQSETGQGNGKYCCPKIYFNHRCFSGPYLNKGRIAELPQFIGPGNCVLVLKEVLNLLINSAYKPSRVLRELQLDQESRWQGHGETLKAKYKGKSYRATVEVVRTADRVADFCRKTCIKLECCPNLFGPRMVLERCSENCSVLTKTKYKNIIKFKAYYYGKKKSKRVGRPPGGHSNLEGGVKRRGRRRKRRKQLFVHKKRRSSASVDNTPAGSPQGSGEEEDLDEDDSLSEDSGSEIPDDLQDDSEQSLEKSQPTTPSPSPPATPRPTRRRRKPRSPSFSDDENHPPSPKTSKTEPPQKLCLDTSPLEWSVTDVVRFIRTTDCAPLARIFMDQEIDGQALLLLNLPTVQECMDLKLGPAIKLCHHIERVKLAFYQQFAT; this is encoded by the exons ATGAGTCAGGAGACGCTGGAGTCTG ATGCAGACTCTGCTCAGGATGTTCCGGACTTTAACTGGGATGATTACCTGGAGGAGACCGGCGCCGTGTCTGTGCCCCACCACTGCTTCAAACAT GTGGACCAGGGCCTGCAGACCGGACTCACCCCAGGCATGAAGCTGGAGGTGTGCGTCCGCTCGGAGCCCGACAACCCGTACTGGGTGGCCAACATCATCACCACGTgcggccagctgctgctgctgcgctacGAGGGCTACCAGGACGACCGCCGCGCCGATTTCTGGTGCGACACCATGACGGCGGACCTCCACCCTCTGGGCTGGAGCAGGCAGCACGGCAAGAGCATGAGGCCCCCTGAGG GTGTGCGTGAGAAGCATCAGGACTGGGAAGCTCTGCTGGAGAAGGCTTTGGCTGAGGAGTGCAGCGCGCCTGCCAACCTGCTGGAACTG CCGCAGCGTGGCCGGGACCCGGTGGAGCTGCTGAGCGCCGGCTGCTacgtggagctgcaggacgggGGCGACCCGGCGCTGGCCTGGGCCgccgaggtggaggagaacGTCGGAGGGAGGCTGAAGCTGCGCCTGGTCGGCACCGAGGGCCTCCCAGACACGCCCGCAACCCTCTGGCTCTTTTATCTCCACCCACGGATCCACCCACCCGGCTGGGCCAAGGAGCACGGCTGCACCCTCAGGCCTCCTTCAG ACTTGTCGGCGCTGCGCTctgaggaggagtgggaggaggtgaGACGGCGGATCAGCGACCTGCCTCAGGATGAAGCTCTCACTGCAGAGTTCACCAAG GATCAGCCTGCCGTCGCTGCTCATTGTTTCAAGGAAGGGATGAAACTGGAGGCTGTTGACCCTGCTGCTCCCATCTCCATCAGGCCTGCCACTGTCGCCAAG GTGTACTCCGAGCAGTTCTTCCTGGTGACGATGGACGACCTGTGCGGCATGGAGGAGTCGGAGGGCGCCGGACGCTCCTTCCTGTGTCACAGAGACAGTCCGGGGATCTTCCCCGCTCAGTGGAGCCTGAAGAACGGCGTCCCTCTCAGCCCGCCGCCAG GATACCAGGGGCCGGACTTCGACTGGGCTGACTACCTGAAGCAGTGCGAGGCCGAGGCGGCCCCCCAGCACTGCTTTCCCACG GAGGAGAGCGAGCACAGCTTCAAAGAGGCCATGAAACTGGAGGCCGTCAACCCGCTGTCGCCGGAGCACATTCATGTGGCAGCAGTCACCAGGGTCAAAGGGCAGCACATCTGGCTCAGCCTGGAAG GTCTGAAGCAGCCCATGCCAGAGGTCATAGTTCATGTGGACTCGCTGGACATCTTCCCCGTCAGCTGGTGCGAGACGAACGGCTACCCACTCGTCCACCCCATTAAGCCCTCAG TTGAAAAGGAGAGGAAGGTCGCTGTGGTGCAGCCAGAGAAACA CAGAAATCCACCCAAATCTTTGTCACCAGACACTGTCAAGCAGCAAATGGCGAACCAGTCTGAGACAG GACAGGGGAACGGGAAATACTGCTGCCCCAAGATCTACTTCAACCACCGCTGTTTCTCTGGGCCTTACCTCAACAAGGGGCGCATTGCTGAGCTGCCCCAGTTCATCGGCCCGGGAAACTGTGTGCTCGTCCTGAAAGAG GTATTGAACCTGCTGATAAACTCGGCGTACAAGCCCAGCCGAGTGCTgcgggagctgcagctggatcagGAGAGCCGCTGGCAAGGCCACGGAGAGACACTCAAAGCCAA GTATAAGGGAAAGAGTTATCGGGCCACTGTGGAGGTAGTTCGCACAGCGGACCGAGTGGCAGACTTCTGCAGAAAAACCTGCATCAAGTTAGAATGCTGCCCCAACCTGTTCGGACCTCGCATGGTCCTGGAGCGCTGCTCGGAGAACTGCTCCGTCCTCACCAAGACCAAATACA AGAATATAATAAAATTTAAAG CGTATTACTATGGGAAGAAGAAAAGTAAACGTGTCGGCCGTCCGCCAGGGGGCCACTCCAAcctggagggaggggtgaagaggagagggcggcggaggaagaggaggaagcagctcttCGTCCACAAGAAGAGACGCTCGTCGGCCTCTGTGGACAACACGCCGGCCGGATCTCCACAG ggcagcggagaggaggaggatttagATGAAGACGACTCTCTGAGCGAAGACTCCGGCTCGGAGATCCCGGACGACCTGCAGGACGACTCTGAGCAGTCGTTGGAGAAGTCTCAGCCCACCACGCCGTCGCCCTCGCCGCCGGCGACCCCGCGGCCCACGCGCAGGCGCAGGAAACCCCGCTCACCCTCCTTCTCTGATGACGAGAACCACCCGCCCTCTCCAAAG ACGTCAAAGACTGAGCCTCCTCAGAAGCTGTGTTTGGACACCAGCCCTCTGGAATGGAGCGTCACTGATGTGGTCCGCTTCATCAGGACGACAGACTGCGCCCCTCTTGCAAGGATATTCATGGATCAG GAGATCGATGGAcaagcgctgctgctgctgaacctcCCGACAGTGCAGGAGTGCATGGACCTGAAGCTCGGACCGGCCATCAAGCTGTGCCACCACATCGAGAGAGTCAAACTGGCATTTTATCAGCAGTTTGCTACGTAG